Proteins encoded within one genomic window of Bombina bombina isolate aBomBom1 chromosome 1, aBomBom1.pri, whole genome shotgun sequence:
- the GPR135 gene encoding G-protein coupled receptor 135, giving the protein MEPPLLHLSLLTNLTAARHGASTFSPSSPAPSRSPPEPEASPLLHGVSVACQALLLLAIFLLSCLGNCAVILVIAKHRQLRTVTNAFILSLSLSDFLTAVLCLPFSFVLLFSRGGAWLFGDQLCFANGFFNSCFGIVSTLTMTLISVDRYYAIVRQPREKLGRARAGQLLVGAWLAALGFSFPWYLLAREQWVVHKRGYYHCMYVFHSKGSRLGAAYSSSLIILCYLLPFALMCFCHYNICKAVRLSETRVRPVTTYAHLLRFYSEMRTATTVLIMIVFIICCWGPYCVMGLLAAAGDYPFTPLMDTVAIWMAWANGAINPLIYAIRNPNISVLLGRNREEGYRTRNIAAYLCTQGQSRTDPIHDRYGNRHCQGSRVSASSPANGGDIAMWACKNPAVLFCKDGHTDTLSEPLGVKSETVDTSL; this is encoded by the coding sequence ATGGAGCCTCCgctgctgcacctctccctgctcACCAATCTGACGGCGGCCCGACACGGAGCGAGCACGTTCAGCCCCAGCTCCCCGGCCCCCAGTCGAAGCCCCCCGGAGCCCGAGGCCAGCCCGCTGCTGCACGGGGTGTCGGTGGCTTGCCAGGCCCTGCTGCTCCTCGCCATCTTCCTGCTGTCCTGTCTGGGTAACTGCGCTGTGATCCTGGTGATAGCCAAGCACCGGCAGCTGCGCACGGTGACAAATGCCTTCATCTTGTCCCTGTCCCTCTCGGACTTCCTCACCGCGGTGCTCTGCCTGCCCTTCTCCTTCGTGCTCCTCTTCAGCCGCGGCGGAGCCTGGCTCTTCGGGGATCAGCTGTGCTTCGCCAACGGTTTCTTCAATTCGTGCTTTGGTATCGTGTCCACCCTGACCATGACCCTCATCTCGGTGGACCGGTACTACGCCATCGTGCGGCAGCCCCGGGAGAAGCTAGGCCGGGCACGCGCTGGTCAGCTGCTGGTAGGTGCATGGCTGGCAGCTCTGGGCTTCTCCTTCCCCTGGTACCTGCTGGCCAGGGAGCAGTGGGTGGTACACAAGCGTGGCTACTACCATTGCATGTATGTTTTTCACTCTAAAGGGTCCAGGCTGGGTGCTGCCTACAGTTCCTCACTCATCATCCTTTGTTACCTGCTGCCCTTTGCCCTTATGTGTTTCTGCCATTACAACATCTGCAAGGCTGTGAGGCTATCAGAGACCAGAGTGCGGCCAGTAACCACCTATGCGCATCTCCTTCGCTTCTACAGCGAGATGAGGACAGCCACCACTGTGCTAATCATGATTGTGTTCATCATCTGTTGCTGGGGCCCCTACTGTGTCATGGGGCTGCTGGCAGCGGCTGGAGACTATCCATTTACCCCGCTCATGGACACAGTGGCTATCTGGATGGCTTGGGCCAATGGAGCCATCAATCCACTCATTTACGCCATCCGTAACCCCAACATCTCAGTGCTTCTAGGACGCAACCGTGAAGAGGGCTACAGGACTAGGAATATTGCAGCTTACTTGTGTACTCAGGGTCAAAGTCGGACTGATCCCATCCATGACCGTTATGGAAACCGACATTGCCAGGGCAGCAGGGTGTCCGCTTCAAGCCCTGCCAACGGAGGGGACATTGCTATGTGGGCTTGCAAAAATCCTGCTGTACTCTTCTGTAAGGATGGACATACAGATACATTGTCAGAACCGTTGGGGGTCAAGTCAGAGACGGTAGATACCAGCTTGTGA